Below is a window of Neospora caninum Liverpool complete genome, chromosome Ib DNA.
TATGTACAGCGATGTGGAACTTCTCcgcggcaggagagaaggattCTTTGTAGACCTCGTGCACACTGTACGCAGGAATTTCCACCGATGCCACGCGATCCTGTGGGTCACACCGGGTCGTGTTTGCGTCGCAGCGGTGTCGCGGCTCTCCTCTCAGCAGAGGCCGGAGGCGAACCTGCTGAACAGACAAGCTTGTTAGAATCGTTTTTCCCTGGAGCCGGTCTGTCTCGGCGCTCGACAACCAGGCACACAGACGCGGCGTCCGCGAATAGACGTCAGTTCAATTTCCTGTGCGGCGTTTGTGACAAAGAGAGATCCCCAAGACAAATGCACTGGAAAAGCAGTGAAACACGAGGAGCGCTCTTTAGCTCGGCACACAATCGATTTCCTGCTTGACACCATGCGGGAGATCCGGCGTAACGGTACTGAGTTTCTGAAGAGAATTCGGGCACGCCGTTTTCAGTTTTAGAAAGCGAGGTCAGACGAACAACCCGTCATGAAAACGAGCTTAGAGCGAGGTGTTCTCCGGCCACACGAACGGTATCGAGTCACGCATCCGTTCTGCGATAGTGAAGGACAAAAACTGCAAATTTCGTCTACGGCGATAACCACCGaggacaagaaagagagagtttGAAAGGGGAgcagtctcttctctgcgtgaGGTGGACATCTCCTTGCCTTTGGGGAATCGTCTTCGCATAGGAactgcttcgcctgctgaGCGCCAAAAGAGTCCGAGGTGTGATGGGCTACGCGACTGAGAAAGTTGAATCACAACCACGGGCGCGATACCGCCAACCCCGGATAGTTCGGAGTCCCCTTTGCTCATGCTGAGGTTCCAATGGAGCGTGCATCACCTATTGTTGCCGTCTTCCATATTCCCAGTTCACAGTACCGTCCACAGACACATGCGCTTTCATAGTTCAGTCGTCGGACGGTTGCAACGAAAAACTGTGTGTCGCTTTCGTGCTATATGCGTTGCAAGTCCTTTCGTCCGACTTTTCTCGTGTGAGGTTCTATTGGGAGACCAGATGGGTGCTTGCAAAATCAGGCTCATTCGGCGGCGCCAAAGTTGCGAAGGCTATATACGTTACCGCGCACGACACGGAAGCCCCGGGAACCCTAGACTAGACCACTGGCAGCTCGGCTCTAGCTGTAGCACCTCCTGGTGAGCAAACTGACACCCAAAGGCTTTCTTCGAGGTAAAAAGCAACAGGCGTGTCATTCGTTGTTTTTTGGTAACGGTCACATAGGCGGGAGAAGTGAACAACGCTGTCGGCAGACGTAGTGTGGCAGGTTACGTCAGAAACGCAGGAGCCTGCTTTCGGCTCTCTGTGTTCTAACGTTGGATATTCTGGTACGTTTCcttccgagagagacggaaaccaGAAGCAGATCGGCAAGTTTGTTGCAGcgtggaagaaagaggcaatGTGACGGCTCTGTGCGTTTTCACGACGCTCTCCGTAAGTGTCTCGCCAGGTCAATCGTCCGTGCCCGATGACCCTCCCAGGTGCGCTCAAAGTCACTAGCGGTTTCTCGGCATGCactggcgcatgcacggcacACAGCAACTCCGACTGCTCGAGTTCTTAATCTGAAGGAAACTTTTTTCACTTGATCCCTGTGAAAGAAATATAGTGTTACCGGTACTCTGAGAAGACTTCTGAAAAGGACAACTGGCTATCCCGGGCGTGTGTGAccccttctgcctcggcctctctgtttGGCCTGCCTGGCCTCGATCCGCTCCTCAACGTGTTTTCAGCCCCTTCCCTTTCTatgtctctccttttctccaaTTAACCCTCTCTGCCATGCTCGGGAGAGCTGGCATGCCGTCCAGGATCCGTTTTTGAGGCCGCGGAAAACGGACCGGGTGCGCGATGGCCGacggcgcagcggctgcagccgcaccgtctcttccgcgcaACTCGGCGCACACCGCTGTAGAGCAAGTTTCAGGCGTCAACTGTGCGGATCGACCCGATGTGGCGGGGGACTCCCTTGCGTTTTTCGAAGCTGCCCAGTCACTAATCAAGATCGCGGCCACTGGCGCCGCAGCACCGGCGGATAGTGCCTTGCCTTGGCCACCGCCGCCGTACGTGAGTCCAGCGCGAACGGCAGTCGAAATTCTCTCGTCTGcggtgtatagacacctGGGCTCGCGCGTTCTGCCGGTTGGTTGTCGAGCGGTGGACGAGTATTTGAACGGCGGAGTTCCACGGAGTAGGGTTGTCGAGATCGCCGGCAAGGCGGGCTGCGGGAAAACGCAGTTTGCCTTGTCGCTGGTGTCAGAGACAGTTCTTCAGAGTTGCTTCAacgagcgaggaggctgTTCCGAAACGCGTCTCTGCGAACCCACGGCGAGGCAGCCCTCCGCTGCCGGCTCCGCGCTGCTGTCGCTTACGGAGCATGCTGCGGACTCGCCGGAGCTCGCAGAGGCTGAAAAGCCCACTGCCGTGTTCTACATCCACACAGAGGGCGGTTTCCCGGTTCAGCGGCTGCACGAAATCATGAATTCTCGACGCGACCTGAGGGCAAGGGGTGGCGAGTCCTCTCCGGCTCGGCCACCAGTGGCGCACGCGGGTGTTGTGAACGCTGGCCCCCTCCCGGTGCCACCCACAAAGGCTCTGATGCAGCGTGTGTTCATGGAAGAAGTTGCCACTGAAGAAGAGCTGTGGATCACTCTGACGCGTCGGCTACCGAGGCTGTTTCTGTCTTACCGCGTGGCGCTGATCGTCATTGACTCGATCGCAGCCGTTTTCCGCCTGCCCACTGCGAGTGCAGAGCCGCCGGGCGCCCCGGATCCCTGGCAGGGTTCAGagtcgagaaaaaaggtggCTGGTCTCGTGGATCGCGCCACCAAGCTCATGCGGATTGGTGCAATTCTGCGGAGGTTCGCGGCGACTCACGGGTGttgctgtctcgttctcAACCAGGTCAGCGACACGACttccgacgaggaaggcttCGACCTCAGCCTCTCGACTGCGTCGCGCGCACCAGCCTCTCCCAGATCTCCGGGCGGGGAGCGGCCGACGGCGGATGGCCCCGAGGGCGGAACAGACCAGAAAGGGGTTCCCCGCGCaactctttcttctccgcagtGCGTGTGGCGGAGTGTTTCCGCGGGGATTGACGGCGAGCTAGCTTGGTCGAGTCGCCAAGTGGCCCCCAgacgtcttctctttggAGGGGAAGATCCAGGAGTGAGACCCGCACTCGGGTTGACCTGGAGCAACTGTGTCGATTGCCGGATGATGATTCACAGAATGGAAGGGCGGGTAAGGCCCGTTCTCGACACGGCCAgagcagagggcgaggcgccgcgttCTCCCACTCATGGTCCATTACGGTGCCTACGGGTTGTGTTCGGCTCTGGCCTCGACAACGCAACTGACACCTTTTTTAGAATCGACGCTGGAGGCATTGCTGATCCGTGACTGATTTTTGGCGCCGCCTCGAGCCGGCCTGACGCTGGAATGCCGCGCACACTGAGAGCGGCTACACCCCCTTCAAGGCCATCTACACTCTATATGGCACGCACGTCAAAACAGCTTAGTTCGTCCTAGACCCAACACCAAGACACATGCAGCTCAGCCGGAGACGACAGGTCAACTACGAAGGAACTCAATCCGTACCAAACAGGCTTCCAGGAGACGACCGCCACACATGACACCTGATATTCATATCTATCTACcaatatgtatatgtatatatatatatatatatatatgcaatATGTGGATCCATTTCTACACTGTGCTGGGAGCACCTGCCCTACGAGGGGAGATGCCAATTTCGCGTGGCGCCCTTAACCTAGACGGGTTAACGCTCACACTCTAACTCGAGAGAGTTGGGCACGGCGATTTTATGCGTAAACCATAGCCGAGCTGTTGTTGTGCACTGCTTTACAGGAGACTTGCAGTTGCTTTCGTTTTCACCTGTGCACACGTGCTAGTAagcgttttttctcaggcGAGGGACGACAGGACTTAACACGGCTTTTTTTGCGCTGCGCTCATGGACTGTACGCCCTTCCGTGAAGAGATGTACGTAGGCGACCGCCCCTTCACAGCCCTGACACACTCTCAAAACGGTTCACATCGTACTCGCAGGCGACTGAGCgtggtttttctcttcggctGTAGACGTGAAATtcaagaaagagggaagagagactgaCGACAGCAGACAGAACAGTGTCAAGCGGGGAAAAGAGCACCGGCCTTTTGAAAGTTTGAATCTTTTCTGTAACCTCTGAGTGTCGTGGCACACTCTGTCAGTCTTTCAGCGAAAGGTGGTATTACAAAAACAGTGGAAATGTCAACATGCGGTTTCATCCTGTCCGGCTGAGTCGCGTAGGGTAGAGTACTAAAACTCAGACTTCTTGAGAGCTTCCGACTTCGCTCGTCCTGCGACTCTGAACTCTatttttttctgctttcggCCGCTGCGTGATCACCCCTCTCCCAGCAACGACACGCCTTCAAACTCTGTCGGCGAGACAACTGAACGTTTATTTAGACAACCGCTCAACAGCGACAGTCTCCTGGcaccctcttctccgcccgACCTCCGGGTGAAACCtaagaaagagaggacatCCGCCCTATCAAGCGGAAGGATGGCACATCTCCAGGACGTCCTCCCCTGTGTTTTCCGTGGTGACCGTTGTCCTGACCACCGCTCGTCATCAAATTCTCGCTGGATGCTGATCTGCCGACAGCCCGCTCGTTGACATCCAGTTGCCGCTTGAAGTTCAGCCTTCAAAGAACCGAAGCACACGCAAACACTCGTACACTTTGCTCAccagggaaacagaaaactcCTCAAAACGTCCGGCATTCCAGGTTGTTGTCGCTCCCATATTAAAGCTCGAGGACCGCAGTTGTTGTGACGAGTAGGTGAAATCCGATTCTTGTGGAACGCAAACGGAACACGAACACACTTATTTGCTACTGGTTACGGAGACCGAGGATAACGACAGAGCTCACAAAGAGAACACTTTCTGCGCcgcaggggaagaagccgcgctTCGATGACAGCGCCGCTTGCaactctgcatgcgcgcgcatCTCGCCCGTTTTTTACTGGGACTCTGTCGCGTTATGGCCGTCACCGAGTTTCGTAAAGGAGCCGATTTTTGGGAAAAAGATTTTCGGTTGTCTCAGCTCCAACTCGTCGCCGTGTGGTAAATGAAAACCCTACGGAAAACAATCCTTAAAACCAACTCGCCGGCGGTTGTTCTGTGCTGTATCACTGCGGCTGCTAGCGAGGCTTGTGTCGATCATCTGCAGGAGGAACCGTATGAACAGCCTGTGCGACTTTCACCTGCTCATTGAACTTTTTGGCCGCCCTATTTGGGGCTCACTTGGGTTCTCGGAGCGGTAGCCTCGTGGCTGCTTCGCAGTCTTTTCTTGCCTCAGACACCGCCGGGAGCGTCGCGCCGCGGCGACTCGCTGGTTTTTTAGTATGCGAGCGCCGaaccctctctccctctctctctctcaccgcACCGGCACATTCGTCGAAAGAGGGGACGTCCTCGATTTTTCCGTCTCGAGCGAGAAGTTCTCAGTTTGTGCACGGGGAAATAAAAGGCGCGGGTGGCTGCGATGGCGCCTTCCAATCCGTCGGAGAAAGACGTCAAGAAGGACGTCGGCGTCCTGTCGCCGGCGTGTTTCTGCCTGACTGAGGTACTTCAAAACGCCGAAGTGTTCAAGTCGTTCGACTGCCAGTCCGTCGCCTTCATCCAGCCCGAAATCTTTTGCTACGgcgcgaaacgcgggaaGACGGGAACAAGTGAAGCGGTCATGATCTATGACTACCAGGAAAACATTTTCTCTTTGGCAGAAGCGCCCAAGGACGAGGACAACCCGGAGTCTCGACCTCAGGGGCGTACGGCCGCAAGCTTCGTGCGCCGCAAGCCGCTGAAAGGAGGCAGCGATCCCGAGAAGGGTGTCCTGACTCTGTTTGGCGGCGAGAACAGCGCCTCGGAATTGACGGACCGCGTGTGGAATTTCGATCCCGTCGCAAAGACGTGGAAGGAAGTCCAAACGGGCGGTCCACGCCCCTCCGCGAGGTTCGGCCACGCGGCGTGCACGAGTACCAATTTCAAGACCATGTACGTGTATGGAGGCATGGATCAGCACGGAGTGGCGCGGGACGACGCGTACGTTTTCGGCGAAGACGACATCTGGTCCGAACTGCCGATGGCCGAAGTGTGCGCAGACATCCCGGCGCGATGCTTCCACACGCTCGTCGCAGGCCGCCCCGCACGGTCAGCCCGGGAGTaccttcttcttttcggaGGCGACAGCACGGGAAGCGGAGCAGCCTCGAACGAGCTTTGGATGTACTCGCTGACGTCCAAAAATTGGAAGAGAGTCACCGACGCCAGCGGGTCGCCGCCCAAGGCGCGAATGAAGCACTCGTGCGTGTTTGCGAACAACCGGATGTGGATCTGTGGCGGCGAAGCGTGGGAGTGGCTGGGCACGACGACTTTCAAAGATCTCTACGGCTACGACCTCACGCTGAACTACTGGTTTTTGTGCGATGTGTTCCTCTCGAAGCCGCGAAACGAATCCCACAATTTCATGCTTGGACCGATCGCCATATCGTCGACGACGCGGTCGGTCATCATTTTCGGCCACGAGTCGGACTCGGAAGGCAACAAACAATCCGTGATTTACCGCGCAACGCCCGTTTGCACGTTTGCGTATCTGAGTCAGGCCGACAGTGAAAACAAGACGGCCCGCGACAGCATGACAGACATTTCGACGGCTGCGCGCAGAGTCCAAAGCAcgctggagacggcgcgggcgTCGGTAGAcgggacggaggcgaagatcGCCGAGCTCGAACAAGAGATGACCAAGGTGTCCGCGCGTctgaaagaggcgaaaaaggccGCCAGCGAAATCGTTTTCCACGACGATGTGAACACTGAGCTGTTGACCCGAACCGCGGAGGTGGAGAAGTCCGCGGACTCCGTTAAAGACTTCGAAGACCGCCTGGACGAATTGGAAGCGAAGCTCGACGACATCCGGGTCAAAGTGAAAAAGAAGGCCGGAAAAGCCGACGTGCGACGCATCGAACGCGCCGTGGGGCGAAAGGATCAGCGCCAAAGCTCGCGTACCAAGAAGCTGGACGGCGGACTCGACTCGTCGAGTGACAGCAGCGACAGTTCCTAGGCGGAAATCAAGGGAACCAGGCGAAGCGAAAATGCAGAAAAGGCGGTGTGGTCGAGACGGGCGGGGCTTGCCGTGCGGGAGAAGACTCGCCGGAGACGCCAAAAGAGTAAATCCTCCAGATTTCTCTGGGAAGACTGGCATCGCGGAACCGCTATGCGATCGCCTCCACGCCACAATCACCGCGGTCAGGCGTACTTGCCTGTCTTGTCTGTTGATCCCTTTCCCAGTCCATGCCCCTCTCTTGACTCGGATACGGTTACAGATGTGTATTGGCGTGGACAACCTCGAGTTGCCACGCTCACGATCGCGCGCTCCTGCCTGCCCTATCTGGAGAAGGAGCGTTGTAGGGGAGCGCAGGGGCGTTCGAAAGCCATCGCTTCGTCTCGGTGGCATAAAAACGTGCGTGACGCGGAGGACAGCCTTTCTTGCGACGCTCGTGCAAAATGATCTTGCCAGTGTTTTCAACggcaacagagaagagcgctgGGGTCGCCGCAGCTGGCGATATACTGGACGTTCAACCGATATTTAGGGATTTCCGTCGCGGGTGGTAAGCGTTCGATTTTGTCTCCGAGGGTGAAGACGTATTTGCAGCGTCGCTCCCTGTTCTGTGTCTGCTGGCGACACCGTTTCCGTGGGGGGATTTTGTGTATCAGTGCTCAGAGGAGTGCGTGTGCCGGGATGGTGGCGTCCGACGAGCGAGGAGCCGTCCTTTTCCCCGCGGCACGAAATCGTTCCCActctcttttcgccgctTTCGTATGGGGCGGTTTCAGTCC
It encodes the following:
- a CDS encoding putative DNA repair protein recA; its protein translation is MADGAAAAAAPSLPRNSAHTAVEQVSGVNCADRPDVAGDSLAFFEAAQSLIKIAATGAAAPADSALPWPPPPYVSPARTAVEILSSAVYRHLGSRVLPVGCRAVDEYLNGGVPRSRVVEIAGKAGCGKTQFALSLVSETVLQSCFNERGGCSETRLCEPTARQPSAAGSALLSLTEHAADSPELAEAEKPTAVFYIHTEGGFPVQRLHEIMNSRRDLRARGGESSPARPPVAHAGVVNAGPLPVPPTKALMQRVFMEEVATEEELWITLTRRLPRLFLSYRVALIVIDSIAAVFRLPTASAEPPGAPDPWQGSESRKKVAGLVDRATKLMRIGAILRRFAATHGCCCLVLNQVSDTTSDEEGFDLSLSTASRAPASPRSPGGERPTADGPEGGTDQKGVPRATLSSPQCVWRSVSAGIDGELAWSSRQVAPRRLLFGGEDPGVRPALGLTWSNCVDCRMMIHRMEGRVRPVLDTARAEGEAPRSPTHGPLRCLRVVFGSGLDNATDTFFRIDAGGIADP
- a CDS encoding putative kelch motif domain-containing protein — translated: MAPSNPSEKDVKKDVGVLSPACFCLTEVLQNAEVFKSFDCQSVAFIQPEIFCYGAKRGKTGTSEAVMIYDYQENIFSLAEAPKDEDNPESRPQGRTAASFVRRKPLKGGSDPEKGVLTLFGGENSASELTDRVWNFDPVAKTWKEVQTGGPRPSARFGHAACTSTNFKTMYVYGGMDQHGVARDDAYVFGEDDIWSELPMAEVCADIPARCFHTLVAGRPARSAREYLLLFGGDSTGSGAASNELWMYSLTSKNWKRVTDASGSPPKARMKHSCVFANNRMWICGGEAWEWLGTTTFKDLYGYDLTLNYWFLCDVFLSKPRNESHNFMLGPIAISSTTRSVIIFGHESDSEGNKQSVIYRATPVCTFAYLSQADSENKTARDSMTDISTAARRVQSTLETARASVDGTEAKIAELEQEMTKVSARLKEAKKAASEIVFHDDVNTELLTRTAEVEKSADSVKDFEDRLDELEAKLDDIRVKVKKKAGKADVRRIERAVGRKDQRQSSRTKKLDGGLDSSSDSSDSS